In Meriones unguiculatus strain TT.TT164.6M chromosome 17, Bangor_MerUng_6.1, whole genome shotgun sequence, a single window of DNA contains:
- the Tmem41a gene encoding transmembrane protein 41A isoform X1, which produces MRALLGLLLVFGGCTFALYLLSTRLPLGPRLEPAGEPGGRSLWFPSDLAELRELSEVLREYRKEHQAYVFLLFCSAYLYKQAFAIPGSSFLNVLAGALFGPWLGLLLCCVLTSVGATCCYVLSSIFGKQLVVSYFPDKVALLQRKVEENRNSLFFFLLFLRLFPMTPNWFLNLSAPILNIPTVQFFFSVLIGLIPYNFICVQTGSILSTLTSLDALFSWETVLKLLAIALVALVPGTLIKKFSQKHMALSKTNNTGRLDSRKDA; this is translated from the exons ATGCGCGCGCTGCTCGGCCTGCTCCTGGTGTTCGGCGGCTGCACCTTCGCGCTCTACCTGCTGTCCACGCGGCTGCCCTTGGGGCCGAGGCTGGAGCCGGCGGGGGAGCCCGGAGGCCG GTCACTGTGGTTCCCCTCAGATCTCGCAGAGCTGCGCGAGCTCTCTGAGGTCCTTCGAGAGTACCGGAAAGAGCACCAGGCCTATGTGTTCCTGCTCTTCTGCAGTGCCTACCTCTACAAACAGGCCTTTGCCATCCCTGGCTCCAGCTTCCTG AATGTTTTGGCCGGTGCCTTGTTCGGGCCATGGCTGGGACTTCTGCTGTGCTGCGTGCTGACATCAGTGGGGGCCACATGCTGCTACGTGCTCTCCAGTATTTTCGGCAAACAGCTGGTCGTCTCCTACTTTCCCGATAAGGTGGCCCTGCTGCAGAGGAAG GTGGAGGAGAACCGGAACAGCCTGTTCTTTTTCCTGCTGTTTCTCAGACTCTTCCCCATGACGCCAAACTGGTTCCTGAACCTCTCGGCCCCGATTCTGAACATCCCCACCGTGCAGTTTTTCTTCTCAGTGCTTATCG GTTTGATCCCATACAACTTCATCTGCGTGCAGACAGGCTCCATCCTGTCCACCCTCACTTCTCTGGATGCGCTTTTCTCCTGGGAAACTGTCTTGAAGCTGTTGGCCATTGCCCTGGTCGCTTTGGTTCCTGGAACCCTCATCAAAAAATTTAGCCAGAAGCACATGGCGctgagcaaaacaaacaacactgGTCGCCTGGATAGCAGGAAGGACGCATGA
- the Tmem41a gene encoding transmembrane protein 41A isoform X2 codes for MRALLGLLLVFGGCTFALYLLSTRLPLGPRLEPAGEPGGRSLWFPSDLAELRELSEVLREYRKEHQAYVFLLFCSAYLYKQAFAIPGSSFLNVLAGALFGPWLGLLLCCVLTSVGATCCYVLSSIFGKQLVVSYFPDKVALLQRKTLPHDAKLVPEPLGPDSEHPHRAVFLLSAYRFDPIQLHLRADRLHPVHPHFSGCAFLLGNCLEAVGHCPGRFGSWNPHQKI; via the exons ATGCGCGCGCTGCTCGGCCTGCTCCTGGTGTTCGGCGGCTGCACCTTCGCGCTCTACCTGCTGTCCACGCGGCTGCCCTTGGGGCCGAGGCTGGAGCCGGCGGGGGAGCCCGGAGGCCG GTCACTGTGGTTCCCCTCAGATCTCGCAGAGCTGCGCGAGCTCTCTGAGGTCCTTCGAGAGTACCGGAAAGAGCACCAGGCCTATGTGTTCCTGCTCTTCTGCAGTGCCTACCTCTACAAACAGGCCTTTGCCATCCCTGGCTCCAGCTTCCTG AATGTTTTGGCCGGTGCCTTGTTCGGGCCATGGCTGGGACTTCTGCTGTGCTGCGTGCTGACATCAGTGGGGGCCACATGCTGCTACGTGCTCTCCAGTATTTTCGGCAAACAGCTGGTCGTCTCCTACTTTCCCGATAAGGTGGCCCTGCTGCAGAGGAAG ACTCTTCCCCATGACGCCAAACTGGTTCCTGAACCTCTCGGCCCCGATTCTGAACATCCCCACCGTGCAGTTTTTCTTCTCAGTGCTTATCG GTTTGATCCCATACAACTTCATCTGCGTGCAGACAGGCTCCATCCTGTCCACCCTCACTTCTCTGGATGCGCTTTTCTCCTGGGAAACTGTCTTGAAGCTGTTGGCCATTGCCCTGGTCGCTTTGGTTCCTGGAACCCTCATCAAAAAATTTAG